The genome window ATCGGCCGCCGCGAAGACCTCGGCGATGTCCTCGCGCGGCGGCTCGAGGCGCACGCGTCTCCCCACGCCGAGGCCCGCGGCGAGCTGGGCATAGCGGTCGCGGTTCCCCTCGCCCACGGCGAGGAGCTCGGCGTCGCGCTTCATGAGCGCGAGCGCCCGGATGGCCACGTCTAGGCCCTTGCGGTCGTACGCGCCGACGAAGAGCAGCCGCGGCGTGCCGGGTCCGCGCGCTCCCGGAGCGAAGGTGTCACTGTCCACGCCGTTCGGGATCACGGTCAGCGGCGCGGCAAGCGGTCCGTAGAACCTGCGGACCTCCTCGCCGGTCCGGCGTGAGACGGCGATGACCGCGCGCGCGTTGGGGTGCCGGAAGGCGCGGTGCTCGTCGCGGATCGCTTGGGCGACCACGCGGCCCTGATACCAGGACGCCGGCGGCGAGATCTCGCGCCACGCCGCGTGGCAAAACTGCGCGGTGATCACGGTGGCGCCGGGGAGCGCGCCTCCCACCGTGTGGACGACGTCGTACGGGCTCCTGGCGACGATGCGGGAGGCGGCATACCGAAAAACCGGGGCGCGCAGCAGCATCGGCCCCGCGCGCGGCTTCACGAGACGGACGCCGACACCCGTCGGCAGGCTGCCGTGGACGCGCATGGCGACCACGTCGAGGTCGCACGTCGCGGCGAGACGTCTGGCCAGCTCGAGGATGTAGCGATCCTGGCCCCCGGTGGGCCCGACGTGGTGCGCGACGAGCGCGACTCTCACCGCCGCACCAGCGACGCATACAGCTCCTCGACCTTGAGCGTCATCTCGACGGCGTCGAAGCGTTCGCGCGCCGTAAAGGCGCCTTCGGCGGCCAGGGACTGGCGGCGCTCGGGGTCGTCGCAGAGGGCGAGCAAAGCGGTGGCGAGCGCCTCGTGGTCCCCCGGAGGTGTCACTATCGCGTCCACTCCGGGAGTGGTGATCTCGCGCACCGCGCCGCCGTCGGCGGCGACGAGCGCCGTGCCCGCGGCCATCGCCTCGATCAGGCCGAGGCCGAAGGACTCGGGTGTGGTGGATGCATGCACGGCCACGTCCAGGGCGGCCAGGCAGTCCGGAATGTCGTGGCGCAACCCGGTAAAGGTTACGCGGTCGCCCACGCCGAGTGCCTTGGCGAGTGCCGGCAGCCGCGTGGCGCTGTCGTCGGTATCGAAGAGCGGGTCACCGATCACGAACAGCCGGGTGTGCCGCCGCGCGTGCAGCAGCGACGCTGCCGCGCGGATCACCACGTCTTGTCCTTTCGCGCGCTGCAGCCGCGCGACGATGCCGACGACGAACTCGTCGCTCGCGATGCCCAGCGCCTCACGCCCGCGGGCGCGCCGCACCGTGCGCGGCTCGGCGGGGATGCGCGTGCCGGGATGGATGACCTCGACTCTTGCCCGCCGCGGGTTCACTCGCCGCTGCCCCGACGCCGTGAACTCCGAATTGGCGATGATCGCCCGCGCCGGGACGAACGACGCCCACGCTTCGATCATGCTTCCCCACGCGGCGCCTACGTGCTGGAACCACACCGCGGGCCGCCGGGCCTTCGCGGCCGCGGCGCCACCGTACAGATGGCCCCACGCCATCACGCTGTGCACCAGGTCCACGTCGCCCGCCTCGACGAGGCCCGCGATGGTGCGCACGGCGCGCCGGCGCTGCAGCACGTTCCGGAGCGGCGGGGCGTTGACAATG of Gemmatimonadales bacterium contains these proteins:
- a CDS encoding glycosyltransferase family 4 protein, which encodes MRVALVAHHVGPTGGQDRYILELARRLAATCDLDVVAMRVHGSLPTGVGVRLVKPRAGPMLLRAPVFRYAASRIVARSPYDVVHTVGGALPGATVITAQFCHAAWREISPPASWYQGRVVAQAIRDEHRAFRHPNARAVIAVSRRTGEEVRRFYGPLAAPLTVIPNGVDSDTFAPGARGPGTPRLLFVGAYDRKGLDVAIRALALMKRDAELLAVGEGNRDRYAQLAAGLGVGRRVRLEPPREDIAEVFAAADAFVFPTRYEPFGMVIAEAMASGLPVVTSGAAGAADLITDGVSGRIIADAEDAAAFAAALDGLLADTAARLAMGSAAREAVRGIGWDAVAEQTLAVYRAVLGRRS
- a CDS encoding glycosyltransferase, which gives rise to MTLRVLYVSPHAHLGGAERVTMDLLAQHDRSVVEPSVCFLHDGPLVGQCRDRLGLPTYIVNAPPLRNVLQRRRAVRTIAGLVEAGDVDLVHSVMAWGHLYGGAAAAKARRPAVWFQHVGAAWGSMIEAWASFVPARAIIANSEFTASGQRRVNPRRARVEVIHPGTRIPAEPRTVRRARGREALGIASDEFVVGIVARLQRAKGQDVVIRAAASLLHARRHTRLFVIGDPLFDTDDSATRLPALAKALGVGDRVTFTGLRHDIPDCLAALDVAVHASTTPESFGLGLIEAMAAGTALVAADGGAVREITTPGVDAIVTPPGDHEALATALLALCDDPERRQSLAAEGAFTARERFDAVEMTLKVEELYASLVRR